One genomic region from Procambarus clarkii isolate CNS0578487 chromosome 85, FALCON_Pclarkii_2.0, whole genome shotgun sequence encodes:
- the LOC123746653 gene encoding golgin subfamily A member 6-like protein 22 has translation MARGGNLAASEPNEQRGSEAQPGSEAQPGSEAQPGSEAQPGSEAQPGSEAQPGSEAQPGSEAQPGSEAQPGSEAQPGSEAQPGSEAQPGSVAQPGSEAQPGSVAQPGSEAQPGSVAQPGSEAQPGSEAQPGSEAQPGSEAQPGSEAQPGSEAQTEPRKQKVKRNQQKVKRNQQKVKRNQQKVKRNQQKVKRNQQKVKRNQQKVKRNQQKVKRNQQKVKRNQQKVKRNQQKVKRNQQKVKRNQQKVKRNQQKVKRNQQKVKRNQQKVKRNQEKVKRNQEKVKRNQEKVKRNQEKVKRNQEKVKRNQQKVKRNQQKVKRNQQKVKRNQQKVKRNQQKVKRNQEKVKRNQEKVKRNQEKVKRNQEKVKRNQEKVKRNQEKVKRNQEKVKRNQEKVKRNQEKVKRNQEKVKRNQQKVKRNQEKVKRNQEKVKRNQEKVKRNQQKVKRNQEKVKRNQEKVKRKQHKIDKNRHQINTNQTVFNNMEHAASMRWSLVNTRDHI, from the exons ATGGCGCGAGGCGGGAACCTTGCAG CCAGTGAGCCTAACGAGCAACGAGGCTCCGAGGCCCAGCCAGGCTCCGAGGCCCAGCCAGGCTCCGAGGCCCAGCCAGGCTCCGAGGCCCAGCCAGGCTCCGAGGCCCAGCCAGGCTCCGAGGCCCAGCCAGGCTCCGAGGCCCAGCCAGGCTCCGAGGCCCAGCCAGGCTCCGAGGCCCAGCCAGGCTCCGAGGCCCAGCCAGGCTCCGAGGCCCAGCCAGGCTCCGAGGCCCAGCCAGGCTCCGTGGCCCAGCCAGGCTCCGAGGCCCAGCCAGGCTCCGTGGCCCAGCCAGGCTCCGAGGCCCAGCCAGGCTCCGTGGCCCAGCCAGGCTCCGAGGCCCAGCCAGGCTCGGAGGCCCAGCCAGGCTCGGAGGCCCAGCCAGGCTCCGAGGCCCAGCCAGGCTCGGAGGCCCAGCCAGGCTCCGAGGCCCAGACAGAGCCACGAAAG CAAAAGGTCAAGAGGAACCAACAAAAGGTCAAGAGGAACCAACAAAAGGTCAAGAGGAACCAACAAAAGGTCAAGAGGAACCAACAAAAGGTCAAGAGGAACCAACAAAAGGTCAAGAGGAACCAACAAAAGGTCAAGAGGAACCAACAAAAGGTCAAGAGGAACCAACAAAAGGTCAAGAGGAACCAACAAAAGGTCAAGAGGAACCAACAAAAGGTCAAGAGGAACCAACAAAAGGTCAAGAGAAACCAACAAAAGGTCAAGAGGAACCAACAAAAGGTCAAGAGGAACCAACAAAAGGTCAAGAGGAACCAACAAAAGGTCAAGAGGAACCAAGAAAAGGTCAAGAGGAACCAAGAAAAGGTCAAGAGGAACCAAGAAAAGGTCAAGAGGAACCAAGAAAAGGTCAAGAGGAACCAAGAAAAGGTCAAGAGGAACCAACAAAAGGTCAAGAGGAACCAACAAAAGGTCAAGAGGAACCAACAAAAGGTCAAGAGGAACCAACAAAAGGTCAAGAGAAACCAACAAAAGGTCAAGAGGAACCAAGAAAAGGTCAAGAGGAACCAAGAAAAGGTCAAGAGGAACCAAGAAAAGGTCAAGAGGAACCAAGAAAAGGTCAAGAGGAACCAAGAAAAGGTCAAGAGGAACCAAGAAAAGGTCAAGAGGAACCAAGAAAAGGTCAAGAGGAACCAAGAAAAGGTCAAGAGGAACCAAGAAAAGGTCAAGAGGAACCAAGAAAAGGTCAAGAGGAACCAACAAAAGGTCAAGAGGAACCAAGAAAAGGTCAAGAGGAACCAAGAAAAGGTCAAGAGGAACCAAGAAAAGGTCAAGAGGAACCAACAAAAGGTCAAGAGGAACCAAGAAAAGGTCAAGAGGAACCAAGAAAAGGTCAAGAGGAAGCAGCATAAGATCGACAAGAACCGACACCAGATTAATACTAACCAAACTGTGTTTAACAATATGGAGCACGCGGCTAGCATGCGCTGGTCTCTTGTTAACACGAGAGACCACATCTGA
- the LOC123746652 gene encoding SUMO-interacting motif-containing protein 1-like produces the protein MNRHVAHLCAGRYKQQPSRSSYQESSLCPGQGCQGYRDYSAIKYIVLHCHDCDAYVSLAAHRGQITAHRGQVTNHYIMATMDRQHQPKKEEDGEDGPGGGRVESPGGGRVESPGGGRVESPGGGRVESPGGGRVESPGGGRVESPGGGRVESPGGGRVESPGGGRVESPGGGRVESPGGGRVESPGGGRVESPGGGRVESPGGGRVESPGGGRVESPGGGRVESPGGGRVESPGGGPAGDWRQGVMKKLPAVINHRRRGHGINNGEAAAPPRPALSRPPKLLRPLPNSRSLSPLPSTLSPTQWSHNPAPTAVT, from the exons ATGAACCGACACGTGGCGCATCTCTGTGCGggccgctacaagcaacagccttCTAGATCAAGCTATCAAGAGTCAAGCCTGTGCCCAGGGCAGGGATGTCAGGGATATCGGGACTATTCCGctatcaagtacatcgtattgcaTTGTCATGATTGTGATGCGTATGTCAGCCTCGCCGCCCACCGTGGACAGATAACCGCCCACCGTGGACAGGTGACTAACCATTACATAATGGCCACCATGGACAG ACAGCATCAGCCAAAGAAAGAGGAAGATGGAGAAGATGGGCCGGGTGGGGGCCGGGTGGAGTCTCCGGGTGGGGGCCGGGTGGAGTCTCCGGGTGGGGGCCGGGTGGAGTCTCCGGGTGGGGGCCGGGTGGAGTCTCCGGGTGGGGGCCGGGTGGAGTCTCCGGGTGGGGGCCGGGTGGAGTCTCCGGGTGGGGGCCGGGTGGAGTCTCCGGGTGGGGGCCGGGTGGAGTCTCCGGGTGGGGGCCGGGTGGAGTCTCCGGGTGGGGGCCGGGTGGAGTCTCCGGGTGGGGGCCGGGTGGAGTCTCCGGGTGGGGGCCGGGTGGAGTCTCCGGGTGGGGGCCGGGTGGAGTCTCCGGGTGGGGGCCGGGTGGAGTCTCCGGGTGGGGGCCGGGTGGAGTCTCCGGGTGGGGGCCGGGTGGAGTCTCCGGGTGGGGGCCGGGTGGAGTCTCCGGGTGGGGGTCCGGCAGGTGACTGGAGGCAGGGCGTCATGAAGAAGCTGCCTGCGGTCATAAATCATAGACGCAGGGGACATGgcatcaataatggagaagcagcAGCACCGCCCCGGCCCGCCCTAAGCCGGCCCCCCAAACTCCTGCGCCCTCTCCCCAactctcgctccctctctccaCTCCCCAGCACCCTCTCACCTACCCAATGGTCCCACAACCCTGCTCCTACAGCAGTTACCTGA